The region AGGGCTGACAAGCTCAATGTGGCCCGGACGGCGGGAGAGGGCGAGGCCATTCTCAGTGCCGCAGTCAAGGACGTGGAATACCTCGGCTCGACTGTCAATCTCGCTCTGGACGCCGGCAGTGCCGGCGATCTGACGGCATCGTTGCCGGACGCAGCCTTTTTTGCAGATCCGATTGAAATCGGCACCACCGTTTTTCTCGGTTGGAGGCGGGAGGATGCGCATGCTTTGGCAGCGTGAGCTGCCGGAAACGCTGGCTTGGGACGCCGGCACAAAAACCTAACAGGGGAATTGGAGAAGACGTTATGACTAAGCAGATCGAAAACAAGGGCCTCAGCCGCCGCAGCATCTTGAAGGGCGGCGCCGCAGCCGCGGGCGCAGCCATCGGTTCAGGCGCTGTGACCGGCTTCCCGACCATCTGGGCTCAGAACATCAAGGATGTCACCCTTCGCCAGTTCGGCACCGGCGTGTCCAACATCAATGAGGTCGCTCAGAAAGTTAAGGAAGATCTTGGCTTTACCCTGGAGATGACCGCACTCGACAGTGACAGCGTCACACAGCGCGCCGCCACTCAGCCCAAGTCCTTCGATATCGCCGATATCGAATACTGGATCTGTAAGAAGGTCTGGGGCGCCGGCAATCTGCAGGCGATGGACACGTCCAAGATCAAGAACTACGACAAGATTGTCGGCACGTTCAAGAGCGGCAAGCTGACACCGGAAAGCGTGATCGCCCAGGGCACCGCGCCCCATACGGTTGGCTTCACCTCCGGCCCGGACGGCAAGGATTTCGTTCAGGAAGAATCCGGCTGGATGACGCTGATCCCGACGATCTACAACGCTGATACCCTGGGCATCCGTCCTGACCTCATCGGCCGTCCTATCGATACTTGGGCCGAGCTGCTGAACCCGGAATTCAAGGGCAAGGCTTCGATCCTGGACATCTCTTCCATCGGCATCATGGATATGGCCATGGTTGTCGAGGCGATGGGTGAGTACACCTATCCCGACAAGGGCAACATGACCAAGGAAGAGATCGACATGACGCTTGGCGTCTTCACGGAAGCCAAGAAGAACGGTCAGTTCCGCGCGTTCTGGAAGTCCTTCGATGAGAGCGTCAACCTGATGGCTTCCGGCGAAGTCGTTATCCAGTCCATGTGGTCTCCGGCAATCACGGCTGTTCGCTCCAAGGGCATTCCGTGTGTCTATCAGCCGCTGAAGGAAGGCTACCGCTCCTGGGGCGGCGGACTTGGTCTGTCGAAGAACCTCTCCGGCCTCGAGCTTGAAGCAGCCTACGAGTACATCAACTGGTATCTCGACGGTTGGGTCGGCGGCTTCCTGATGCGCCAGGGCTATTACTCTGCTGTGCCTGAAACCTCCAAGAACTTCATGAGCGAAGATGAATGGGGCTTCTGGTTCGAGGGCAAACCTGCAGAAGGCGACATCAAGAACCCGTTTGGCGACGTCATGGAAAAAGCTGGCGCAGTGCGCGACGGCGGATCTTTCTACGACCGCATGGGCTCTGTTGCCTGCTGGAACGCCGTCATGGACGAGAACCAGTACATGGTTCGCAAGTGGAACGAGTTCATCGCCGCTTAAGGCCATCCGAACGCACAAATTTCCCTGTCCGGCGTATTGCCGGGCAGGGACCCTCACTTTCATTCAGGCCGACATTGTAGCCCATGACCAAGACCAAG is a window of Labrenzia sp. CE80 DNA encoding:
- a CDS encoding extracellular solute-binding protein, encoding MTKQIENKGLSRRSILKGGAAAAGAAIGSGAVTGFPTIWAQNIKDVTLRQFGTGVSNINEVAQKVKEDLGFTLEMTALDSDSVTQRAATQPKSFDIADIEYWICKKVWGAGNLQAMDTSKIKNYDKIVGTFKSGKLTPESVIAQGTAPHTVGFTSGPDGKDFVQEESGWMTLIPTIYNADTLGIRPDLIGRPIDTWAELLNPEFKGKASILDISSIGIMDMAMVVEAMGEYTYPDKGNMTKEEIDMTLGVFTEAKKNGQFRAFWKSFDESVNLMASGEVVIQSMWSPAITAVRSKGIPCVYQPLKEGYRSWGGGLGLSKNLSGLELEAAYEYINWYLDGWVGGFLMRQGYYSAVPETSKNFMSEDEWGFWFEGKPAEGDIKNPFGDVMEKAGAVRDGGSFYDRMGSVACWNAVMDENQYMVRKWNEFIAA